Proteins from a genomic interval of Motacilla alba alba isolate MOTALB_02 chromosome 11, Motacilla_alba_V1.0_pri, whole genome shotgun sequence:
- the IRX5 gene encoding iroquois-class homeodomain protein IRX-5 codes for MSYPQGYLYQPSASLALYSCPAYSTSVISGPRTDELGRSSSGSAFSPYAGSTAFTAPSPGYNSHLQYGTDPAAAAAAAFTSYVGSPYDHTPGMAGSLGYHPYAAPLGSYPYGDPAYRKNATRDATATLKAWLNEHRKNPYPTKGEKIMLAIITKMTLTQVSTWFANARRRLKKENKMTWTPRNRSEDEEEEENIDLEKNDEDEPQKLEEKGDPGTPDTGAADPKAAPGCERLQESPGPREAESGLSDSDCKELAEERLDGPPVPHKAPGASPLGPCPAGRGPPPAGGEEPPPYRPPSAAAGPPHAADLHPLLPAATGASVIHSPQQAALAKPKLWSLAEIATSADKAKEAGGEAAPPGPAVLGGSGPSRSPPRPRSPAAQCPFPNGAVLPRPLYYTAPFYPGYTNYGSFGALHGHPAGGPAAAAPGAHFNGLNQTVLSRAESLAKDTKMIRSQSQVDLCKDSPYELKKGMSNI; via the exons ATGTCGTATCCTCAGGGTTACTTGTACCAGCCGTCAGCGTCCTTGGCTCTCTATTCCTGCCCGGCGTACAGCACCAGCGTGATCTCCGGACCTAGGACCGATGAACTTGGGAGATCTTCTTCGGGCTCCGCTTTTTCCCCTTATGCCGGATCTACCGCCTTTACCGCCCCTTCCCCGGGTTACAACTCCCACCTCCAGTACGGCACCGacccggccgccgccgccgccgccgccttcACTTCCTACGTG gGCTCGCCCTACGACCACACGCCGGGCATGGCCGGTTCCCTGGGGTACCACCCGTACGCGGCGCCGCTCGGCTCCTACCCCTACGGGGACCCCGCGTACCGCAAGAACGCGACGCGGGACGCCACGGCCACCCTCAAGGCCTGGCTCAACGAGCACCGGAAAAATCCCTACCCCACCAAGGGCGAGAAGATCATGCTGGCCATCATCACCAAAATGACCCTCACCCAGGTCTCCACCTGGTTCGCCAACGCGCGGCGGCGGCTCAAGAAGGAGAACAAAATGACCTGGACCCCACGAAACCGCAGCGAGGacgaggaggaagaggagaacaTCGACCTGGAGAAAAACGACGAGGACGAGCCCcagaagctggaggagaagggggacccCGGGACTCCGGACACAG GAGCGGCGGATCCCAAGGCAGCGCCGGGCTGCGAGCGCCTCCAGGAGTCCCCCGGCCCCCGGGAGGCCGAGAGCGGCCTCAGCGACTCGGATTGCAAAGAGCTAGCGGAGGAGCGACTCGACGGGCCGCCCGTCCCCCACAAGGCGCCCGGCGCTTCCCCGCTGGGACCGTGTCCGGCGGGCCGCGGGCCACCGCCGGCGGGCGGCGAGGAGCCCCCGCCGTACCGCCcgccctccgccgccgccgggccgccTCACGCCGCCGACCTGCACCCGCTGCTGCCCGCCGCCACCGGCGCCTCTGTCATCCACTCGCCGCAGCAGGCGGCCCTCGCCAAGCCCAAGCTCTGGTCGCTGGCCGAGATCGCCACCTCGGCGGACAAGGCCAAGGAGGCCGGCGGCGAGGCGGcaccccccggccccgccgtgcTGGGCGGCAGCGGCCCGTCCCGCtcgccgccgcggccgcgctcGCCGGCCGCGCAGTGCCCCTTCCCCAACGGGGCGGTCCTGCCCCGGCCGCTCTACTACACGGCGCCCTTCTACCCCGGCTACACGAACTACGGCTCCTTCGGGGCCCTGCACGGGCACCCCgccggcggccccgccgccgccgcccccggcgcCCACTTCAATGGATTAAACCAGACTGTCCTCAGCAGAGCCGAGAGCCTGGCTAAAGACACTAAAATGATCAGGAGCCAGTCCCAAGTAGACCTTTGCAAAGACTCACCTTACGAACTGAAGAAAGGTATGTCCAACATTTAA